One genomic window of Arachis hypogaea cultivar Tifrunner chromosome 8, arahy.Tifrunner.gnm2.J5K5, whole genome shotgun sequence includes the following:
- the LOC140173173 gene encoding zinc transporter ZTP29-like translates to MKKHPPSLIQWNYYRSISLHNFPEGMAVFLGSIKGLRVGLNLALAIALHNIPEFHLNKFFTVFRYTLFSKKYTYLFPSSLDPEILEGLLGSVGGVMAFLTLHEMLPLAFDYVGQRQSVKAVFFGMAFMSASLYFLSIGLPEDMSL, encoded by the exons ATGAAAAAGCATCCGCCAAGTTTGATTCAGTGGAATTATTACCGCA GTATAAGTTTGCACAACTTTCCAGAGGGAATGGCAGTGTTCCTTGGTTCAATTAAG GGCCTTCGTGTTGGCCTCAACTTGGCGTTGGCCATTGCTCTGCACAATATCCCAGAG TTtcatttgaataaattttttactGTGTTTAGATACACATTATTTTCCAAGAAATAca CCTATCTATTCCCTAGCAGCTTAGATCCTGAGATTTTGGAGGGTTTGCTTGGATCAG TTGGTGGAGTTATGGCCTTTCTGACCCTTCATGAAATGCTGCCATTGGCTTTCGATTATGTGGGACAGAGACAATCTGTTAAAGCTGTCTTCTTTGGGATGGCTTTTATGTCTGCAAG CCTATATTTTCTAAGTATCGGCTTGCCAGAGGACATGAGCTTGTAG
- the LOC112705160 gene encoding zinc transporter ZTP29 isoform X1: MDSQSQVAVALALSLLGGLSTSFGALFVVINPAPNLKMLGLLQGYAAGLMLSISFFDLAHNALNSLGFLKGKLWFFAGVLFFGVVANFIPEPTLAPISTDKSRKVYIK, translated from the exons aTGGATTCTCAGTCTCAGGTTGCAGTAGCTCTTGCtctttcccttcttggtggcctcAGTACTTCCTTcg GTGCCCTTTTTGTAGTGATCAATCCAGCTCCTAATTTGAAGATGCTTGGCTTATTACAG GGTTATGCAGCTGGTTTGATGCTTAGTATTTCCTTCTTTGACCTTGCTCATAATGCTCTCAACTCACTTGGCTTCCTCAAAGGGAAGCTCTGG TTTTTTGCTGGCGTATTATTCTTTGGTGTTGTTGCCAATTTTATCCCTGAGCCAACACTTGCTCCCATTTCCACTGACAAGAGTAGAAAGGTTTATATCAAATGA
- the LOC112705160 gene encoding zinc transporter ZTP29 isoform X2 has translation MDSQSQVAVALALSLLGGLSTSFGALFVVINPAPNLKMLGLLQGYAAGLMLSISFFDLAHNALNSLGFLKGKLWVVFCWRIILWCCCQFYP, from the exons aTGGATTCTCAGTCTCAGGTTGCAGTAGCTCTTGCtctttcccttcttggtggcctcAGTACTTCCTTcg GTGCCCTTTTTGTAGTGATCAATCCAGCTCCTAATTTGAAGATGCTTGGCTTATTACAG GGTTATGCAGCTGGTTTGATGCTTAGTATTTCCTTCTTTGACCTTGCTCATAATGCTCTCAACTCACTTGGCTTCCTCAAAGGGAAGCTCTGGGTGG TTTTTTGCTGGCGTATTATTCTTTGGTGTTGTTGCCAATTTTATCCCTGA